In Candidatus Cloacimonas sp., a genomic segment contains:
- a CDS encoding transposase, whose amino-acid sequence MRTKMIHRSLNTYFHIVNHSIDGRKLYYDPGDYKTYLYLFKKELDYNVTVIAYCLMPNHFHFLLRQNAPEAISSLLERTHKRYARYYNKKYNFKGRIFRSPLHHIETPTENYLFNACAYIHANPVQAGLVGFPEEWEYSNFREYIRMRKGKLYSEQFLMDYIVNPEKYRLKVIDIARKKSMQRAFEKDSIWF is encoded by the coding sequence ATGCGCACAAAAATGATTCATCGTTCCCTCAACACTTATTTCCATATCGTAAATCATTCTATTGATGGCAGAAAACTTTATTATGACCCTGGTGATTATAAAACCTATCTTTACTTATTTAAAAAGGAATTGGACTACAATGTAACTGTAATTGCCTATTGCCTTATGCCCAATCATTTTCATTTTCTTTTGCGTCAAAATGCACCTGAAGCAATTAGTTCATTACTGGAAAGAACTCACAAAAGATATGCACGCTATTACAATAAAAAATATAACTTCAAAGGAAGGATATTTCGCAGTCCCTTACATCATATTGAAACACCAACGGAAAATTATCTCTTCAATGCTTGTGCCTATATTCATGCCAATCCTGTTCAGGCAGGTTTAGTAGGTTTTCCCGAAGAATGGGAATATTCCAATTTCAGGGAATATATTAGGATGCGCAAGGGGAAATTATATTCAGAACAATTCTTGATGGATTATATCGTAAATCCGGAAAAATACAGATTGAAAGTTATTGATATAGCAAGGAAAAAGTCAATGCAAAGAGCATTTGAGAAGGATAGCATTTGGTTTTGA